A genomic region of Podarcis raffonei isolate rPodRaf1 chromosome 13, rPodRaf1.pri, whole genome shotgun sequence contains the following coding sequences:
- the LOC128398733 gene encoding olfactory receptor 14J1-like: MVNQSFVSEFLLEEFSEVREMQIFHFLLFLVLYLATVTGNLLIISAVAFDRRLHTPMYFFLVNLAIQDLGSVSVIVPNSMANSLMNTRHISYSGCVAQVLLFVFFLVSDVSLLTVMAYDRYVAICNPLQYEKLMNKQACVHMIACVWITGLLCAVLHTGCTFATPFCSSVVKQFFCEIPQLLKLSCSGLNLKEIGAIVLSIFIESVCLFFIVVTYVYIFSAVLKMPSIQGRQKVFSTCLPHLIVISMLLLTGWFAYLSPMYSTTSQQDLSFAVIYSVVPPLLNPVIYSMRNKDMKIALSKLFALIKTSKKEIFHFLQ, from the coding sequence ATGGTGAACCAGTCCTTTGTATCAGAGTTCCTGCTTGAAGAGTTTTCAGAGGTTCGGGAAATGCAGATTTTTCACTTCCTTCTATTCCTGGTTTTGTACTTGGCTACAGTAACAGGGAACCTTCTCATCATCTCTGCAGTAGCTTTCGACCGCCGACTGCACACCCCCATGTACTTTTTTCTGGTGAACTTGGCCATACAGGACCTTGGATCTGTTTCAGTCATTGTTCCCAATTCCATGGCTAATTCCCTCATGAATACCAGACACATTTCTTACTCTGGGTGTGTTGCTCAAGTTctcttatttgtcttctttttagTATCCGACGTCTCTCTCCTGACCGTCATGGCATATGATCGGTATGTTGCTATTTGCAACCCATTACAATATGAGaagctgatgaacaagcaagCCTGTGTCCACATGATTGCCTGTGTATGGATCACTGGTCTTCTCTGTGCTGTGTTACACACTGGATGCACCTTTGCAACCCCCTTCTGCTCCAGTGTTGTCAAACAGTTTTTCTGTGAAATCCCACAGTTGCTAAAGCTCTCCTGCTCTGGTTTGAACCTAAAAGAAATTGGAGCTATCGTGCTGAGTATTTTCATTGAATCAGTTTGCCTCTTCTTCATTGTTGTAACTTATGTCTATATTTTCAGCGCTGTGTTAAAAATGCCTTCTATTCAGGGAAGGCAAAAAGTCTTCTCAACTTGTCTTCCTCACCTCATTGTTATCTCCATGTTGTTATTAACTGGGTGGTTTGCTTACCTAAGTCCTATGTATAGTACCACATCACAGCAAGATTTGTCTTTTGCTGTGATATATTCTGTGGTTCCACCACTGCTGAACCCAGTGATCTACAGCATGCGAAACAAGGATATGAAAATTGCCTTGTCAAAATTATTTGCATTGATCAAAACTTCTAAGAAAGAAATATTCCATTTTCTTCAGTAG